A single window of Oerskovia paurometabola DNA harbors:
- a CDS encoding ATP-dependent DNA helicase — protein sequence MSAESLFDDVDLGAVGFPAGADGPGERELPEPRFSAVRIAEMLGRPRPTDEQVAVIEAPLAPMLVVAGAGSGKTETMAARVVWLIANEWVAKEAVLGLTFTRKAAGELAERVQSRLVQLDRALGKDGAALSMLDRPAISTYNSYAASLVGDHALRIGIEPGARLLSEASQWQLAAEVVESWAGDLQTDAAFSTVVGAVLSLSGALSEHLLSPDEARAGITGIVDKILATPLGGKRTEHYAEVKRLLGSLGERHRLLDVVETYQERKRTSDSLDFGDQVAIAARLARTVPAVGAGERARYGVVLLDEYQDTSYAQVELLCALFGGHPVTAVGDPNQSIYGWRGASASGLARFPERFRATGPGSTGAPADVQYLSTSWRNDRAVLAAANVTAAPLREGATRVPVPQLDERPGAGRGVVTGVYAATLEEEAAAVADFVAERWRPRTRRQERVTAAVLCRARSQFLAMEVALRAKGLPVEVVGLGGLLSTPEVVDLVALLEVAHDPSRGDSLMRVLTGPRLNLGAADLHALSSWAADLARRDAARRPSADSSPAGPPDGGASAGPSGAGTSGEAELPGVAADGTLTVVEGDVVDHRSIVDALDDLPAPGHPARDGRVLTEAGHARLAALSRVLRDLRGQTYLSLPELVTQAERALGLDIEVTTAATLAAGGYGEEVGDRGRAHLDAFRDVAATFSQSADLPTLGAFLAWLGTAGSQERGLDLPVREPDPDAVQIITVHASKGLEWDVVAVPGMVDGIFPSTAVGDKGPTDSGWFTGLGNLPYPLRGDAEDLPVFHYEVAEDAKDLDGRRKEFLAASGEHQVDEERRLAYVAFTRARAELLLAGSWWRDATKPRTPSPFLVELAEAGIISAADWAGMPEKDETNPRDELVNEAEWPRGEPGADGAGADGAVADGSPTPPSAPTAEPRARAVVRAAADRVRDRIDARASRSVAAGRGGDVGSGALSEGQVPLLDGSGTDLRELARILLEERDRRDARSSEISFPAHISASGLVRLAADRGEYALHLRRPVPAQPTVHARRGTQFHLWAEQYFTSSSLLDVDDLPGADDEDISPDLDLDTLQQTFLASEWAGRTPLAVEVDVETPVGGIMFRSRIDAVFPESPEHAAGAHDAVVVVDWKTGKAPRDAEARRTREVQLAVYRLAWSRWSGLPVEKVNAAFYYLGSDETVRPDRLLDAAELEVLVAGS from the coding sequence ATGAGCGCCGAGTCGCTGTTCGACGACGTCGACCTCGGGGCGGTCGGGTTCCCGGCCGGGGCTGACGGGCCGGGCGAGCGGGAGCTGCCCGAGCCGCGGTTCTCGGCCGTGCGCATCGCGGAGATGCTCGGGCGTCCGCGACCCACCGACGAGCAGGTCGCCGTGATCGAGGCGCCCCTCGCGCCGATGCTCGTGGTGGCCGGGGCGGGGTCGGGCAAGACCGAGACCATGGCCGCGCGCGTCGTGTGGCTCATCGCGAACGAGTGGGTCGCCAAGGAGGCCGTGCTCGGCCTGACGTTCACGCGCAAGGCCGCGGGCGAGCTCGCCGAACGTGTCCAGTCGCGCCTCGTGCAGCTCGACCGCGCACTGGGCAAGGACGGCGCTGCGCTGTCGATGCTGGACCGGCCCGCGATCTCGACGTACAACTCCTACGCCGCCTCGCTCGTGGGGGACCACGCGCTGCGCATCGGCATCGAGCCCGGCGCGCGGCTGCTCTCGGAGGCCAGCCAGTGGCAGCTCGCGGCGGAGGTCGTCGAGAGCTGGGCCGGAGACCTCCAGACCGACGCCGCGTTCTCGACGGTCGTGGGCGCGGTCCTGTCGCTGTCCGGGGCGCTGAGCGAGCACCTGCTGAGCCCTGACGAGGCCCGCGCGGGCATCACGGGCATCGTCGACAAGATCCTGGCGACGCCGCTCGGCGGCAAGCGCACCGAGCACTATGCCGAGGTCAAGCGGCTCCTGGGCTCGCTCGGTGAGCGCCACCGGCTGCTCGACGTCGTCGAGACCTACCAGGAGCGCAAGCGGACGTCGGACTCGCTCGACTTCGGGGACCAGGTCGCGATCGCGGCCCGGCTCGCGCGGACCGTGCCCGCGGTGGGCGCGGGGGAGCGGGCCCGGTACGGCGTCGTGCTGCTCGACGAGTACCAGGACACGTCCTACGCACAGGTCGAGCTCCTGTGCGCGCTGTTCGGCGGGCACCCGGTGACGGCGGTCGGCGACCCGAACCAGTCGATCTACGGCTGGCGCGGCGCGAGCGCGTCGGGGCTGGCACGGTTTCCCGAGCGGTTCCGCGCGACGGGCCCCGGCAGCACGGGCGCACCGGCCGACGTGCAGTACCTCAGTACGTCCTGGCGCAACGACCGTGCCGTACTGGCCGCGGCCAACGTCACGGCTGCGCCGTTGCGCGAGGGCGCTACGCGCGTGCCCGTGCCGCAGCTCGACGAGCGTCCCGGCGCGGGTCGCGGTGTCGTGACCGGTGTGTACGCGGCGACGCTCGAGGAGGAGGCCGCGGCGGTCGCTGACTTCGTCGCCGAGCGGTGGCGTCCGCGCACGCGCCGTCAGGAACGCGTGACCGCAGCGGTGCTGTGCCGCGCGCGCTCGCAGTTCCTCGCGATGGAGGTCGCGCTGCGCGCCAAGGGGCTGCCGGTCGAGGTCGTGGGGCTGGGCGGCCTGCTCTCGACCCCGGAGGTCGTGGACCTCGTGGCGCTCCTGGAGGTCGCGCACGACCCGTCGCGCGGCGACTCGCTCATGCGTGTCCTCACGGGTCCGCGCCTCAACCTGGGCGCGGCCGACCTGCACGCGCTGAGCAGCTGGGCGGCGGACCTGGCGCGCCGGGACGCGGCGCGCCGCCCGTCTGCCGACTCCTCTCCCGCCGGCCCGCCCGACGGCGGAGCGTCCGCCGGTCCGTCGGGTGCGGGCACGTCGGGCGAGGCAGAGCTGCCTGGCGTCGCCGCGGACGGGACGCTCACGGTGGTCGAGGGCGACGTCGTCGACCACCGGTCGATCGTCGACGCGCTCGACGACCTGCCCGCCCCGGGGCACCCCGCGCGGGACGGTCGCGTGCTCACCGAGGCCGGGCACGCGCGGCTCGCCGCGCTGTCCAGGGTGCTGCGCGACCTGCGCGGGCAGACGTACCTGTCGCTCCCCGAGCTCGTGACCCAGGCCGAGCGGGCGCTGGGCCTCGACATCGAGGTGACCACCGCGGCCACGCTCGCGGCCGGCGGGTACGGCGAGGAGGTCGGGGACCGCGGGCGCGCGCACCTCGACGCGTTCCGCGACGTCGCGGCGACGTTCTCGCAGTCCGCTGACCTGCCCACGCTCGGCGCCTTCCTCGCATGGCTCGGCACGGCCGGGTCGCAGGAGCGGGGGCTCGACCTCCCCGTGCGCGAACCCGACCCGGACGCGGTGCAGATCATCACGGTGCACGCCTCGAAGGGGCTGGAGTGGGACGTCGTCGCCGTGCCGGGCATGGTCGACGGGATCTTCCCCAGCACGGCCGTGGGGGACAAGGGGCCGACCGACAGCGGCTGGTTCACCGGGCTGGGCAACCTGCCGTACCCGTTGCGCGGCGACGCCGAGGACCTGCCCGTCTTCCACTACGAGGTCGCCGAGGACGCCAAGGACCTCGACGGTCGCCGCAAGGAGTTCCTCGCGGCGAGCGGCGAGCACCAGGTCGACGAGGAGCGCCGTCTCGCCTACGTCGCGTTCACGCGCGCCCGCGCCGAGCTCCTTCTCGCCGGCTCCTGGTGGCGGGACGCGACCAAGCCGCGCACCCCGTCGCCGTTCCTCGTCGAGCTCGCCGAGGCCGGGATCATCAGCGCGGCCGACTGGGCCGGCATGCCCGAGAAGGACGAGACCAACCCGCGCGACGAGCTGGTCAACGAGGCCGAGTGGCCGCGCGGGGAGCCGGGGGCCGACGGCGCCGGTGCAGACGGGGCCGTGGCCGACGGGTCCCCCACACCGCCGTCCGCGCCGACCGCCGAGCCGCGCGCTCGCGCGGTCGTGCGGGCCGCCGCAGACCGGGTCCGCGACCGGATCGACGCCCGCGCGTCGCGCTCGGTCGCAGCCGGTCGCGGCGGGGACGTGGGGTCGGGTGCCCTCTCGGAGGGGCAGGTGCCGCTGCTGGACGGGTCGGGCACGGACCTGCGCGAGCTCGCGCGCATCCTGCTCGAGGAGCGCGACCGCCGTGACGCCCGGAGCAGCGAGATCTCGTTCCCCGCGCACATCTCGGCGTCCGGGCTCGTGCGTCTGGCCGCGGACCGGGGCGAGTACGCGCTGCACCTGCGGCGTCCGGTGCCTGCGCAGCCCACGGTGCACGCGCGCCGCGGCACGCAGTTCCACCTGTGGGCCGAGCAGTACTTCACGTCGTCGTCGTTGCTCGACGTCGACGACCTCCCCGGTGCCGACGACGAGGACATCTCGCCGGACCTGGACCTCGACACGCTCCAGCAGACGTTCCTCGCCTCGGAGTGGGCGGGGCGCACTCCGCTCGCCGTGGAGGTCGACGTCGAGACCCCGGTCGGCGGGATCATGTTCCGCTCGCGCATCGACGCGGTCTTCCCCGAGAGCCCCGAGCACGCGGCCGGCGCGCACGACGCCGTGGTGGTCGTGGACTGGAAGACGGGCAAGGCCCCCCGCGACGCCGAGGCCCGGCGCACGCGCGAGGTCCAGCTCGCGGTCTACCGGCTCGCCTGGTCCCGCTGGTCCGGGCTGCCGGTCGAGAAGGTCAACGCGGCGTTCTACTACCTGGGCTCGGACGAGACCGTGCGCCCGGACCGACTGCTCGACGCGGCCGAGCTGGAGGTGCTCGTGGCGGGCAGCTGA
- a CDS encoding phosphotransferase produces the protein MPRSPLNLAALATAAVPGLDVRSVRPSEATGDDDVAIVTDSGGQEWVVRAPRTLAAGAALEAETALLDSLRHYVTTGVLSFTVPDVLGYALLPEGGRAVVHHRYGGVPLDLDTLRPGPGLAADLGRVLAAVHELPHSVVENAGLPVYTAAEYRDRRLAEVDEAAKTGRVPARLLRRWEAALEDVSLWKYQPVVVHGDLGTEQVLVARGRVVAITDWAEARVADPADDLAWLLVAAPPEAIDSIMEAYQLRRTELTDPHLTDRALLAGELALARWLLHGVRHGHQDVIDDAVDMLIDLDEVTSGESEG, from the coding sequence GTGCCACGCTCACCGCTCAACCTCGCCGCGCTCGCGACCGCGGCCGTCCCCGGCCTCGACGTCCGGTCCGTGCGGCCGTCCGAAGCGACGGGCGACGACGACGTCGCGATCGTCACCGACAGCGGCGGACAGGAATGGGTCGTCCGCGCTCCCCGCACCCTCGCGGCCGGCGCGGCCCTCGAGGCCGAGACCGCGCTCCTGGACTCGCTGCGGCACTACGTGACGACGGGCGTCCTGTCCTTCACCGTGCCCGACGTCCTGGGCTACGCGCTGCTCCCCGAGGGCGGGCGCGCCGTCGTGCACCACCGGTACGGCGGGGTCCCCCTCGACCTCGACACGCTGCGCCCCGGACCCGGGCTCGCCGCCGACCTCGGTCGCGTCCTCGCCGCCGTGCACGAGCTCCCGCACTCGGTCGTCGAGAACGCGGGCCTGCCCGTCTACACGGCCGCCGAGTACCGCGACCGGCGCCTCGCCGAGGTCGACGAGGCCGCCAAGACCGGCAGGGTGCCCGCCCGGCTCCTGCGCCGCTGGGAGGCCGCGCTCGAGGACGTGTCGCTGTGGAAGTACCAGCCCGTCGTCGTCCACGGCGACCTGGGCACCGAGCAGGTCCTCGTCGCGCGCGGCCGCGTCGTCGCCATCACCGACTGGGCCGAGGCGCGCGTCGCCGACCCCGCCGACGACCTCGCATGGCTGCTCGTCGCGGCCCCGCCCGAGGCGATCGACTCGATCATGGAGGCCTACCAGCTCCGCCGCACCGAGCTCACCGACCCGCACCTGACCGACCGGGCGCTGCTCGCGGGCGAGCTCGCGCTGGCCCGCTGGCTGCTGCACGGCGTCCGGCACGGGCACCAGGACGTGATCGACGACGCGGTCGACATGCTGATCGACCTCGACGAGGTGACGAGCGGGGAGAGCGAGGGGTAG
- the nudC gene encoding NAD(+) diphosphatase codes for MTDQTSPAASPSAFAAHLPLAHSMLDRAAHRRTEEGLFATLRADPSTRVVLLHRGRLATGPDGLALATPQEVAAVPEPHAASGDHSNTPRWIFLGEDAPSGTSFLALLLPDDADDLDLDIEGVDPKGPLSVLVRSHEWAGLRELASRLGPRDTGLATEAVALAAWHAANERCPRCGEPTVPVAAGWVRRCVAQDVEHYPRTDPAVIMAVVDPGTGPGEDRLLLGHAAHWPEGRFSTLAGYVEPGEGLEQAVRREVAEEVGVTVGEVVYRASQPWPFPASLMLGFTATALTTDVRPDGEEVTDARWFTRAQLTEATQSGEVRLPSRSSIARALIEDWFGGPLAGE; via the coding sequence GTGACCGACCAGACCTCGCCCGCCGCCTCTCCCAGCGCGTTCGCCGCGCACCTCCCGCTCGCGCACTCGATGCTCGACCGGGCGGCGCACCGCCGCACCGAGGAGGGCCTGTTCGCGACGCTCCGCGCCGACCCGTCGACACGCGTGGTGCTGCTGCACCGCGGTCGGCTCGCGACCGGCCCGGACGGCCTCGCGCTCGCGACGCCGCAGGAGGTCGCGGCCGTCCCCGAGCCGCACGCGGCCTCGGGCGACCACAGCAACACGCCGCGCTGGATCTTCCTGGGCGAGGACGCGCCGTCGGGCACGTCCTTCCTGGCTCTCCTCCTGCCCGACGACGCGGACGACCTCGACCTCGACATCGAGGGCGTGGATCCCAAGGGTCCGTTGTCGGTCCTGGTGCGCTCGCACGAGTGGGCGGGGCTGCGCGAGCTCGCCTCGCGCCTGGGGCCGCGCGACACGGGCCTGGCGACCGAGGCCGTCGCGCTCGCCGCCTGGCACGCGGCCAACGAGCGCTGCCCGCGCTGCGGCGAGCCGACGGTGCCGGTCGCGGCGGGCTGGGTGCGGCGCTGCGTCGCGCAGGACGTCGAGCACTACCCGCGCACGGACCCGGCGGTCATCATGGCGGTCGTCGACCCGGGTACGGGCCCGGGTGAGGACCGGCTCCTGCTGGGTCACGCCGCGCACTGGCCCGAGGGCCGCTTCTCGACGCTCGCGGGCTACGTCGAGCCGGGCGAGGGGCTCGAGCAGGCGGTGCGGCGCGAGGTCGCCGAGGAGGTCGGCGTCACGGTCGGGGAGGTCGTCTACCGCGCGAGCCAGCCGTGGCCGTTCCCGGCCTCGCTCATGCTGGGCTTCACGGCCACGGCGCTCACGACGGACGTCCGGCCCGACGGCGAGGAGGTCACCGACGCGCGCTGGTTCACCCGCGCACAGCTCACCGAGGCCACGCAGAGCGGGGAGGTGAGGCTGCCGAGCCGTTCGTCGATCGCGCGGGCGCTCATCGAGGACTGGTTCGGCGGCCCGCTCGCGGGGGAGTGA
- a CDS encoding DUF2776 family protein, producing MNPSISVLFRAIPLAMGAVCLAFGLYVLSGGDDANHFVAGHVNVALTAICIALFTTAATIIRQLVHRYGRVWAVALPVLGYAVALATMIWGVTIIGRGDEPQFVVAGHVVLGIGFITGCVSTVATASTKFVLIQKSAALPVGGGAPDGAYPRGTGTLLIAIPALFAVAGLVVAATLYARGGNAALVAGNVVVGLSLVCSALVALVASIVRQVRNEFGDAERYRWAWWVVAMGTINVALGLVVLFSSADPARLAPGTVLIGLGLICFSILSKVLLLALVWRQVFALANRIPIIPVATALACLFFAAFLFEATMTEPGFFVGAHVLVGLGAVCFTLFSIVSILEAGTSK from the coding sequence ATGAACCCGTCGATCAGCGTTCTCTTCCGTGCGATCCCGCTCGCGATGGGGGCGGTCTGCCTCGCGTTCGGGCTCTACGTCCTGTCGGGCGGTGACGACGCGAACCACTTCGTCGCAGGTCACGTCAACGTGGCCCTGACCGCGATCTGCATCGCGCTGTTCACGACCGCCGCGACGATCATCCGCCAGCTCGTCCACCGGTACGGCCGCGTCTGGGCCGTCGCGCTGCCCGTGCTCGGGTACGCGGTGGCTCTCGCGACCATGATCTGGGGCGTCACGATCATCGGCCGGGGCGACGAGCCGCAGTTCGTCGTGGCCGGGCACGTGGTGCTCGGCATCGGGTTCATCACGGGGTGCGTGAGCACCGTGGCCACGGCGTCGACCAAGTTCGTGCTCATCCAGAAGAGCGCGGCTCTTCCCGTCGGAGGCGGCGCGCCGGACGGCGCCTACCCGCGCGGGACGGGAACCCTGCTGATCGCGATCCCCGCCCTGTTCGCGGTGGCCGGTCTCGTCGTCGCGGCGACGCTCTACGCGCGCGGCGGCAACGCTGCCCTGGTCGCGGGCAACGTCGTGGTCGGGCTGTCGCTCGTCTGCTCCGCACTCGTCGCGCTCGTCGCGAGCATCGTGCGCCAGGTCCGCAACGAGTTCGGCGACGCCGAGCGCTACCGCTGGGCGTGGTGGGTCGTCGCGATGGGAACCATCAACGTCGCACTGGGGCTCGTGGTGCTCTTCAGCTCGGCCGACCCGGCGCGCCTGGCCCCCGGCACCGTGCTGATCGGCCTGGGCCTCATCTGCTTCAGCATCCTGTCCAAGGTGCTGCTGCTCGCGCTCGTGTGGCGCCAGGTCTTCGCGCTCGCCAACCGCATCCCCATCATCCCGGTGGCGACAGCGCTCGCGTGCCTGTTCTTCGCGGCGTTCCTCTTCGAAGCGACCATGACCGAGCCGGGCTTCTTCGTCGGCGCGCACGTCCTGGTGGGACTCGGTGCGGTCTGCTTCACGCTCTTCTCGATCGTGTCGATCCTCGAGGCGGGGACCTCGAAGTAG
- a CDS encoding mycoredoxin, translated as MATAPTTPDAGSIVMYSTTWCGYCRRLKTQLDSAGIGYTEVNIEEHPESAAYVEQVNGGNQTVPTVVFPDGTAATNPSLAQVKERLAF; from the coding sequence ATGGCCACGGCCCCGACCACCCCCGACGCCGGATCGATCGTCATGTACTCGACGACCTGGTGCGGCTACTGCCGTCGCCTGAAGACCCAGCTCGACTCAGCGGGCATCGGGTACACCGAGGTCAACATCGAGGAGCACCCCGAGAGCGCGGCGTACGTCGAGCAGGTCAACGGGGGCAACCAGACCGTCCCCACCGTGGTCTTCCCGGACGGCACCGCGGCGACCAACCCGTCGCTCGCCCAGGTCAAGGAGCGCCTCGCGTTCTGA